The following proteins are encoded in a genomic region of Neovison vison isolate M4711 chromosome 12, ASM_NN_V1, whole genome shotgun sequence:
- the TDG gene encoding G/T mismatch-specific thymine DNA glycosylase, which produces MEAENAGSYSLQQAQAFYTFPFQHMMAEAPDGAVVSEQHMPAEVPDPAPAQEPAQETPKGRKRKPRATEPKKPVEPKKPAEAKKSGKSTKSKEKQEKITDTFKVKRKVDRFNGVSEAELLTKTLPDILTFNLDIVIIGINPGLMAAYKGHHYPGPGNHFWKCLFMSGLSEVQLNHMDDHTLPGKYGIGFTNMVERTTPGSKDLSSKEFREGGRILVQKLQKYQPRIAVFNGKCIYEIFSKEVFGVKVKNLEFGLQPHKIPDTETLCYVMPSSSARCAQFPRAQDKVHYYIKLKDLRDQLKGIERNTDVQEVQYTFDLQLAQEDAKKMAVKEEKYDPGYEAAYGGAYTENPCAGDPCSFSSGGLADSAESTFGDIPNGQWMTQSFTDQIPSFNNHCGTPEQEEGSRA; this is translated from the exons CTATTCCCTTCAGCAAGCTCAAGCTTTTTATACGTTCCCGTTTCAACACATGATGGCTGAAGCTCCTGATGGGGCCGTGGTGAGCGAACAGCACATGCCAGCAGAAGTTCCAGATCCCGCTCCTGCTCAGGAGCCTGCACAAG AGActccaaaaggaaggaaaagaaaacccagagcaACAGAACCAAAAAAACCAGTAGAACCCAAAAAGCCTGCTGAGGCCAAAAAATCTGGCAAGtccacaaaatcaaaagaaaagcaagaaaaaattacagacacatttaaagtgaaaagaaaagtagACCGTTTTAATGGTGTTTCAGAAGCTGAACTTCTAACCAAGACCCTCCCAGACATTTTGACCTTCAACCTGGACATTGTGATT ATTGGCATAAACCCAGGACTAATGGCAGCTTACAAAGGGCATCATTACCCTGGACCTGGAAACCATTTTT GGAAGTGTCTATTTATGTCCGGCCTGAGTGAGGTCCAGCTGAACCATATGGATGATCACACTTTACCGGGGAAATACGGTATTGGATTTACCAATATGGTGGAAAGGACAACACCAGGCAGCAAAGATCTCTCCAG tAAAGAATTTCGTGAAGGAGGACGTATTCTAGTGCAGAAATTACAGAAATATCAGCCACGAATAGCAGTGTTTAATGGAAAAT gtATTTATGAAATTTTTAGTAAAGAAGTTTTTGGAGTTAAGGTTAAAAACTTAGAATTTGGACTTCAACCCCATAAGATCCCAGACACAGAAACT CTCTGCTATGTTATGCCGTCATCCAGTGCGAGATGTGCTCAATTTCCTCGAGCCCAGGACAAAGTTCATTACTACATTAAGCTCAAAGACTTGAGAGATCAATTGAAAGGCATTGAACGAAACACAGACGTTCAAGAGGTGCAATATACATTCGATCTGCAGCTGGCCCAAG AGGATGCAAAGAAGATGGctgttaaggaagaaaaatacgaCCCAGGTTATGAAGCAGCGTATGGCGGTGCTTATACAGAAAATCCGTGTGCTGGCGACCCCTGCAGCTTCTCCTCCGGGGGGCTAG CGGACAGTGCAGAATCAACTTTCGGTGACATTCCAAATGGGCAGTGGATGACCCAGTCGTTTACAGACCAGATTCCTTCCTTTAATAATCACTGTGGGACGCCAGAACAGGAAGAAGGAAGCCGCGCTTGA